In candidate division WOR-3 bacterium, a genomic segment contains:
- the dtd gene encoding D-aminoacyl-tRNA deacylase has translation MIALIQRVKNSFVIRQATGEEIARIGKGLLVFLGVKKGDSETNAVALAKKIPSLRIFEDQQGKMNLSLFEVKGEILVVSQFTLYADTKKGNRPSFSEAAEKEKAFALYEKFLHHLRYQGVPTKSGIFGESMLVVIENDGPVTLILEE, from the coding sequence ATGATCGCCCTCATCCAGAGAGTGAAAAATTCATTTGTGATCCGGCAGGCGACCGGGGAAGAGATTGCCCGCATCGGAAAGGGACTTTTGGTCTTTTTGGGAGTAAAAAAGGGGGATAGCGAAACGAACGCCGTCGCCCTGGCTAAAAAGATCCCCTCCCTCCGGATATTTGAAGACCAACAGGGCAAGATGAATCTCTCCCTTTTTGAAGTGAAAGGGGAAATCTTGGTTGTTTCCCAATTTACCCTTTACGCCGATACGAAAAAGGGGAACCGTCCTTCCTTTTCTGAGGCGGCGGAGAAAGAGAAGGCTTTCGCCCTATACGAGAAATTCCTTCACCATCTCCGCTATCAAGGTGTCCCAACAAAATCTGGCATCTTTGGGGAATCGATGCTCGTGGTGATTGAAAATGACGGACCGGTAACGCTAATTTTGGAGGAGTGA
- the raiA gene encoding ribosome-associated translation inhibitor RaiA: MKIDLTTRHFELPPKVRELIGKKERKFEKYSDKIIKCELILSRESTNFTAEGKIDLKYGVFTSKSRGPDLGMVTTAALEKLFVQLKKEDERIKKKWRKLKRLR; this comes from the coding sequence ATGAAGATAGACCTCACAACCCGGCATTTTGAACTACCACCTAAGGTGAGGGAGTTGATTGGGAAAAAAGAGAGAAAATTTGAGAAGTATTCCGATAAGATAATCAAATGCGAACTGATTCTTTCTCGGGAGTCAACCAATTTCACGGCGGAAGGAAAAATTGATTTGAAATACGGGGTTTTCACCTCCAAGAGTAGAGGTCCGGATTTGGGAATGGTCACCACCGCCGCCTTAGAGAAATTATTCGTCCAATTAAAAAAGGAGGATGAGCGGATAAAGAAGAAATGGCGAAAATTAAAGAGATTACGGTAA
- a CDS encoding DJ-1/PfpI family protein, whose translation MKTFLLFLLNFLLSFPKDGERVRSKNYLILIAPHEFSESEFRALEKNLKDGSLTIAALDTTPCLGDSAMLIKPHITLSQIDTLKYDILILIGGPGILFYDNEKILIPILNHFANKGLVGLGISSLLLARFGILKDRPATTIPDQLAIKELKSHSVIYRDKPVVKTGKILTAPSVNKKLLSELFRL comes from the coding sequence ATGAAAACGTTTCTTCTCTTTCTTCTCAACTTTCTCCTTTCTTTTCCAAAAGATGGGGAGAGAGTAAGAAGTAAAAACTACCTCATCTTAATCGCTCCGCACGAGTTCTCGGAAAGTGAGTTCCGCGCCTTAGAGAAGAATCTAAAAGACGGCTCTTTAACCATTGCCGCCCTTGATACCACTCCCTGCCTGGGTGATTCGGCAATGTTGATTAAACCCCATATCACCCTCTCGCAGATTGATACCCTAAAATACGACATCTTAATTCTGATTGGTGGTCCCGGTATCCTCTTTTACGATAACGAAAAAATTCTCATCCCCATCCTCAACCACTTCGCAAATAAAGGTTTAGTAGGTTTAGGTATCTCCTCCTTACTTTTGGCTCGTTTCGGTATCTTAAAAGATAGACCCGCCACCACCATTCCCGATCAGTTGGCCATTAAGGAATTAAAGTCCCACTCCGTTATCTATCGGGATAAACCAGTAGTGAAAACGGGAAAGATTTTAACCGCACCCTCGGTCAATAAAAAACTCCTCTCCGAACTTTTTCGCCTTTAG